One window from the genome of Salvia miltiorrhiza cultivar Shanhuang (shh) chromosome 7, IMPLAD_Smil_shh, whole genome shotgun sequence encodes:
- the LOC130996261 gene encoding uncharacterized membrane protein At4g09580 isoform X2: MDAKCVVNGGVKSKAESGRFPLTASEVATASGVVLSFVIGLVGVYLTMPVSDYSFLKLPRSLEDLQILRDNLESYTSDYTIQVLVGYCLVYIFMQTFMIPGTVFMSLLAGALFGVFKGVALVVFTATAGASSCFFLSKLIGRPLVFSMWPDKLTFFQAQVAKRRERLLNYMLFLRVTPTLPNTFINVASPIVDVPYHIFFLATFIGIIPAAFVTVRA, from the exons ATGGATGCGAAGTGTGTCGTGAACGGCGGAGTGAAGAGCAAGGCGGAATCGGGGAGGTTTCCTTTAACGGCGTCGGAGGTGGCGACGGCGAGCGGTGTCGTTTTGAGCTTCGTGATTGGGTTGGTAGGGGTGTACCTGACTATGCCCGTCTCTGATTACAGCTTCCTCAAGCTTCCCCGCTCTCTAGAAGATCTCCAAATTCTCAG GGATAACCTGGAGAGCTATACAAGTGACTACACCATTCAGGTTCTTGTGGGCTACTGTCTGGTCTACATTTTTATGCAGACTTTTATGATACCAGGAACTGTATTTATGTCATTACTTGCTGGAGCCCTTTTCGGGGTGTTCAAAGGTGTAGCTCTTGTTGTGTTCACAGCTACTGCGGGAGCATCTTCCTGCTTCTTCTTATCCAAATTAATTGGCCGACCACTCGTCTTCTCTATGTGGCCTGACAAATTGACTTTCTTTCAGGCCCAG GTGGCTAAAAGACGTGAACGGCTGCTAAACTACATGCTTTTCCTAAGGGTGACTCCGACTCTGCCAAATACATTTATAAATGTTGCTTCACCAATTGTAGATGTTCCTTACCATATTTTCTTCTTGGCGACCTTCATTGGGATCATTCCTGCTGCTTTCGTTACAGTCAGG GCATGA
- the LOC130996261 gene encoding uncharacterized membrane protein At4g09580 isoform X1, producing the protein MDAKCVVNGGVKSKAESGRFPLTASEVATASGVVLSFVIGLVGVYLTMPVSDYSFLKLPRSLEDLQILRDNLESYTSDYTIQVLVGYCLVYIFMQTFMIPGTVFMSLLAGALFGVFKGVALVVFTATAGASSCFFLSKLIGRPLVFSMWPDKLTFFQAQVAKRRERLLNYMLFLRVTPTLPNTFINVASPIVDVPYHIFFLATFIGIIPAAFVTVRAGIALGELQSVGDLYDFQSLATLFLIGVVSVTPTLIGNKSK; encoded by the exons ATGGATGCGAAGTGTGTCGTGAACGGCGGAGTGAAGAGCAAGGCGGAATCGGGGAGGTTTCCTTTAACGGCGTCGGAGGTGGCGACGGCGAGCGGTGTCGTTTTGAGCTTCGTGATTGGGTTGGTAGGGGTGTACCTGACTATGCCCGTCTCTGATTACAGCTTCCTCAAGCTTCCCCGCTCTCTAGAAGATCTCCAAATTCTCAG GGATAACCTGGAGAGCTATACAAGTGACTACACCATTCAGGTTCTTGTGGGCTACTGTCTGGTCTACATTTTTATGCAGACTTTTATGATACCAGGAACTGTATTTATGTCATTACTTGCTGGAGCCCTTTTCGGGGTGTTCAAAGGTGTAGCTCTTGTTGTGTTCACAGCTACTGCGGGAGCATCTTCCTGCTTCTTCTTATCCAAATTAATTGGCCGACCACTCGTCTTCTCTATGTGGCCTGACAAATTGACTTTCTTTCAGGCCCAG GTGGCTAAAAGACGTGAACGGCTGCTAAACTACATGCTTTTCCTAAGGGTGACTCCGACTCTGCCAAATACATTTATAAATGTTGCTTCACCAATTGTAGATGTTCCTTACCATATTTTCTTCTTGGCGACCTTCATTGGGATCATTCCTGCTGCTTTCGTTACAGTCAGG GCTGGAATAGCTCTTGGCGAATTACAGTCGGTGGGTGACCTGTATGACTTCCAGTCTTTAGCCACTCTGTTTCTTATAGGCGTCGTCTCTGTTACACCTACATTGATAGGCAACAAGAGCAAATGA